The genomic segment AGTATTCGTTTGAATATGCTGGCATGAGCAACAATCGCCATAAGGTACATGCCAAGAAAGGATTCTCCATAATTGGTTATACCCAGATGGATTTAGGCATTGCCAAATATCATTTCGAGCTTGGTGCTGGCATAGAAAACGTCGTATGGGTATGAAGAATATTTTATATCTTCATCTCGTACCCATTTAACACAAACCTTAGTGTAGCACGAATTTTCTTGTGGCTATCTGTATATGGTTATGTTCGATTTAACAGTGCATTTACAGAATGCTACACATAATCTTAAATATCAAGATTATTGAAAAAACAAATAATTTATAAATTCTTCGTACTTAAACACGATTATTTCAAATAAAAACCATACCTTTGCATAAAATTACCCCGAAACAAATATGAAGTTAATTATTTTACCCTTTATTGTTATTCTAACAACCTCTACTACCAATGCACAATCCCTCACCAAGCAGCAGATGCTGGAGGACTACGACCAGCTGTACACGACGCTGACCACGAAGGTGCCGCACTTCGCCGTGCGCAAGCGAGTGACGGGCATCGACATCCCCAAGGAGCTGCGGCGCATACGGCACGACATCGACACCGTGACCTGCGACGGCGGCTTCTACGACGTCATCTTCCGCGCCCTCGCCGCCTGCAATGACCAGCACATCAGCCCCAACCAGACCCGTGACTCCGTAGCCATGGCCCACACGAAAGAGGCTTACCAGAAGTACTTCCGCTATGGCGGTTCCAAGGCTAATAAAGTCTATTACATTGACGGCAAATACTTGACGCGCGGCTTCCAGAACAAGGACACGGAGGTCATCCCGTTCTTCTCCGAACTGACACATGTGAACGGCATCCCTGTCGATAAGTATGTGGCCAAGTACAACCGCCTCGTGAGCGACGCCACCCGCTGGGACTTCAAGCACAAGAAGGCCTGGGCAAGCAGCCTCTTCGACCCGCGCATTATCTACAAGACCGACAAGTTCACATGGACGGTCATCATCGACGGCAAGCCGAAGACCATCGACATGACGCAGGTCGGCTACATCTTCACCCGCGACATTTTCGACGACTTTAATTTCAAGGCCGACTACTTCCAGCGCGATTCTACCCTCTACATCCGCATCCCCCGAATGAACATCGGTCAAGCCGAATGGCTGGAGAATGAGATAGCCAGCCATAAGGGCAAGCCCCTCAACCGCGTCATCATCGACGTGCGCGACAATGGCGGCGGCAACGACATGACATGGCGGTGCGTCCTCTCGGCCATCATCGACCGCCCCCTGCACTGGAGCATCCGACAGGCCGTAAAAGACATCAGCGTACTCGGCGACGACTACACCGACCCCCGCGAAATCAAGGTCTATGGCGACCGCCTCACCGCCTTTCTCGACGAGGACAGCGAGACAACCTTGCAGCCCAGCGACCGCACCATCGGCTATGGCGGCAAAATCTACGTCATGACCAACGAAAGCATCTTCTCCTCCACCTCCGCCTTCATCTCCGTCTGCCAGCGCTCCGACCGCCTCGTCACCGTAGGCCAGCCCTCCGGCTATTTCGTCGGCATCGGCGGCACCCCGTGGGGCGACATCCTACGCCACTCGCGCATCTCCTACCGCTATCCCGTCACGCTGGAGATTACCGACGCCGATGCCGCCAATCCCGAGACCTACTACAAAGACCAAGTGGAGATAGAAGTCTGGCCAACCATCGAGGACTTGCGCATCCAAGCCTACTACAACAAAGGCCAGCACACCGAGGACTTCCTCTACAACCACGACTGGGTGTTCCGCAGGATATTGGAGGAAACGAAGAAGTAATATAAGCACTACGTTAATTTTATAATACAAACTTTACCTTTATTATTAGGGAATGTCCAACGGCGTTTTTTCACAAAACGTTATAGTGGTTGTTGGAGTTTGAACCTGCAAAGGATGTTTCATAAACTCGTTCCAAATATGCTATTGGTTCATTGGCAAAGACTGTCAAAGAGGTTTCAGCCAATGAATACGCATTTGACACAAATCTAAAAGATAACAAGGAAAAGGCTATGTCCAGCAGATACTTACTCAGCTGATAGAGCACTATAAAGGACAGACTTGTGTCCTGGACATGGAGAGTCCGACACAAGTCTGCAAAAACAGCAACCTGCGGAAACGTCGCCAGCAATTCTATCTCCGCAACGGCTTTAGGGACACAAATGTATATCGCACATACAACGGCATCACCATGACTATTATGATGATGGGCGAAGGTATGTTCACAATGAAGGATTGGGACGACATCATCCACGAACTGCAACAGTTCTGGTGGCCTGATGACATCAAGGAAATATAGCGTATCGTCTGCTGACGCTATCTGTCACGTCTATAGTCGTTCCGACTATCTCCGCTCCACCATGCTCTGAGCACGACAAAAAGGACACGGAAGACTATGACGATGATAATAATGCTTTCAATATCACTCATAAATCATTGAATTTTATTCGACCTTTTCTCGCCATACCAAAGCTCAAATAAGTTTGGCTCCGGTCATATGGCTTAACGAAAAGGGGCATTTAGATTTCAAAACACATTCACTATAGGGATGTTCTGAGCCTTTGCCTTACGAATGGTGTAGAACGTTCCACCTTTCTCTCGACCATCATAATATCCTATAAGCTTAGAGGAGTTGTTCACCATGAACTCATCCCTGTCCAAGAAACACCTTGGATAATAACTCTCACTGAGCACAATCACTTCGTCAGCAACCTCCAGCAACCTGTCATATCGCTTTCGGTCATAAAAACTGAAACGACTGGCTTGACCCTTAAAGGGAATTGCAGCTATCAATGTGATGTCGGGATAGCTACGTTTCAGTGAAACAATCGCTTCTGCCGCCATCATATCAAACCCAATGGCAAAGCCGGATATGAAATTTCGGATGCCATGCCCATAAGCATCAAGCACAGCATTTGAAAGCCGCTTTTTGACGTGTTCCCTCTGTGCAGCATCGACAAAGCGATGCCCCGTAAAGGCGGCTGTTGCCGCCCTGCTAAATTTTCTTTGTTCCATATAATCATCAATAAGTTGGTACATATCTATATGAAGTCTTTCCGAGGAAGATGCCATTGGTCACATGTGCTCCGACTCTCTCCAACTGCGCTGCATAGGCACAGAAAGATGTTCCCGTAGTAACCACATCATCCCATACACACACTATCTTGTTGCGAAAGAAACTTGCATCAACCTCTATGGTGTTGCTTTCTTCAAGTCGCTTGGCTCTGACCTCTTTCTTTATCTTGGTTCCATGAACGGCAGACCGCTCTCCAGACACCTTGACATGAGAAAAGCCATCGATGGCACCCGACAACTGACATACGAGTGCGGAAAAAGCCTTGTTCCGTTCCTCGTTGCGCTCTTGGCTGCTGGCAGGGACGCATGAGAAAACCACCTTTCCAATCTTGCGCCCGAACTTCTTTACAAGTTCCTTTGCCACGAACTGAGCCACTTGCGGCTGGTTGCATCCGTCCTTGAAATCAAAGATGGTCTGCCTGTCGAACAAAGCATCTATGCCCACATTCTTGATGCGAGTTGGATAGTAACGGAGGAAACTACTGAGTTCCTTGTCCTCTTGACCCTTGATGAAAACCTTGACCATGTTCATTGCCGTTTCGTTTTTTATTTCCCTTTCATTAAATCCTTTCGGACTGTGACCAGGGAAGATTTTTTCTGCACCCAGAAGTGCGGGAGCGGCAATGAGGCAAGTCTGCCGTGAAGAATACACTTTTCAGCGAAAAGGAAGATTGTTCACGAAGCACGAATTGCTATTTGACGTGGACGCAATAACTTCGCAGAAAAAACTTTCCGCTGTCACTTGTCCGACATGGAGATAGGTGAAACCATCTGATGAACTTCGGTTCATGTATAGTACAAGGGTATTGACCTGTCAAGGAGATTATAAAGGTCTGTTTCGCCCTTCGGATCCGTGAACTCGAAGGGCGAAGCCGCCAGAGAAGGCATCATGCTTTTCTTTCTATCCGTTCGTTGAACTCATTGGCATAGAACACTCCCAAAAGGTATTGCTCCAGCTGCTCCAAAGGCAGATAGTCAGTGCATCTTGTCCCGAACTCTCCAGGAGAGGGAACTACATAGACAGCATACCTTGCCCCACAACGGGCATCGGCAGCACGGAGGATGGCTTTAGGGTTCATCTGGGTGACCCATTGCTCAATCATGGTTTTTCTCTGCTTGTTGGTCATATCGCTCAATAATTAGTAAGATACCATTCATTGATATTCCATACCTCAATGTCATAGTTGGTTTCATAGCCTTGTGTCTGATAGGCAAACTCCAGTTCTTTGCGGAGTCTGCGTCTAACTTCGGCTTCCAACACTCGTTTTGAGGTCTTTTCAATCTCTTCCTCGCTGAAGAACTCATCCAGCTCTATGCGGTGGTTCTTCACAATGGCATTCACGGCTGCCCATTTGCTGGTGAAAACTCCTGCACATTCTCGATGGCTGGTACTATGCCAGGGGTCAGTTTCGTAAACTACAAAAATCTGTTTCATAATGGTTGGTTATTATTGGGAATAGGCAGCGGAGTTGCCACCTATCCCCAAAGTGATTTACTTTCCTATCTCTGGAATTAAGAAGTCCAAATGACCTGCAAAGATTTCGTCAACATCAATCTCGTGCTCGTTACCTCGGTCATTCTTCTCATCGCCAATGATGGTGAAATATCCGTCCTTGTCCACTCTGACCGAAAGGATAACCACATCACATGGCTCGTCATAGTCATAAGCTGCTACGATGGGACATTCACCCTCAAAGTGCCACTCATAGCCATCATCCACCTTTTCGCCACGAAGTCTGAGTTTTTCGGCAAGTTCCTCCTGCTCACGGTGCTTCACCTCCTGCACACTGTCATAGATGGAAAAGTCTTTGAGTTTTCCTTGACGGACAAAGTGCAACTCTTCGCCATCCGAATGGCAGATACCATATTCATGGAACAGCACCGGCACGAAGTCGATGGGTGCAGCCATCCAAGAAATGTTGTTGAGCGAATAGTCATGCTCTGCCATGAACTGCTCGATGTCCTCTTCAATCATGTGGTCGGGAACGTTCAAAACCTCGATGCGGACATTCGCGCTGTCCATTACGATAATCTTCATAATCTTATATTTAGGGGTTATACATTAGTCTTTATCATAGAGCCGTGAAAGGAAAAGTTGCAGTTCCTCGTCCTTGATGTCTGCAAGTTTGCAAGGCTTGAAATCCTTGTCCTGCTCTATTCTCAATGTGCCAAGTCCGTACTCACTTGCGTCATAGGTGATACTTGCCATTTCGGTAGCAGACTGGTAGCCGTACTCGGTTTCTTGCAGACCTGCTACAATACCATAGAGTGTGAAGTCATTGCCTTCCTGCTGACCTTCCATGATGTACCAGCGGATATTGCCAAGGTAAAACACTGCGATGCACATAGCATCCTTCTTCTTCGCGTCCTGAGAATACAGGGGATAACTGCTCAGTGCCTCGGTCAGCTCTGGCGTTATCAGTCGGTTGTTGAAATTTGTTGTTGCCATACTCTGAAATTTTTATTTTCCCTTTCATTCAAGCCTTTCAGCCTGTGATTGGGAATTTTTCTGCTTTTCAAGGTGACAGCAAGGCAATAAGGCAAAAATAGTTTCAAGAATACTCTTTTCAGCGAAAAGGAAGATTTTTGAAAGCGAAGCCCTGCTATTCTTGACGGTTTGAATGGCGAAACTACCTTTGCAGAAGAATTCCTTTTCACGGGCTTTGAAGGATATGACAGAAAATGTCTTGTATAACAACATATAAAGGTGGGGCGGGATTGTCCAAACAGGAATCATCAGCCAGTATGTCAGAAAGAGGAGTCTCCATCAAGCATAAAAGACTGAAAGTATCTGGCAAAGTGTTTAGTTTTGCCAAATACCTTCTGTCAATGATTGATAGAGTCTCCTTGACATACCTTTGGCAGAGTGAGGAAACTCTTATGATCAACTCGCTTGACCACAAGAGTTTTCCCTCTATGACAAACTGAGGATGCTGTTTAGACAATGGTGAGGGCGTAGATTATAAGAATCATGTACATCAGGTTAGAAAAGGGATAGCCGTAAGAATATAACAATTTGGGATGGGGTGAAGCCAAATTCCAGAAAAGCAATCTTCCCGACGAAGTGGTGTACTGTTAGCAAAAACAGAGTCAGTGAGTTTTCGCCCTGCGATCTCACCGACCCTGTTTGAAGATGACTGGACTCCTTTTCGTGATTGCCTATCCCTGTAACTGTGTCTTTTCTTTCATGTCACGCTCTGCTGACTGAAAATAAAGACTCTGTTAATGGGACTGGGGGTGGCTTCATGGTGCGGGGCGAAGCATTATAATAGGTAAGTTTGATTTATTGATGTCAAAGTTAGATTCATTGATGTCAAAAATGGATGGATAGTGACATCTTTTGTGTTCAAAACTTCATAATTTTGCACCAAAAACATATCATAATCAAAGTATTAATTAACACAATTATTTATGGAAGATGCTATTAACAAATGTTCCGCTACCACCGACAAGACAGGAGTAGGAACGACAACCTTCAGCAAGGTTCAATTTATAGGAATCGCTATATCCACGACTCCTTCTGGCCTTACATCTATCGATGAAACCAGTGATGACGGCTATTATGCAGGTATCATCAATGAAAAATCAGACATTCAAGTTCGAATCAGTTTCATCAAAGATGCATTGAGCAAAACAATGTCAGATCCTAATTTTGACAATGACACATCGACATTAAAAATCATTGTCTTTCCAGAATTTCTTATGAGAGGTCCAAGAGGAGCCTACTCTTATTCTCACCTTCTACCATACATACAGCAGATTTTACAATTGTCAGAAAGACAAGACATTCTTTTGTTTATTGGTTCTATATTGTCAGCTGACCAACCACCAACATTCAACTCAGACTTCTACTATACAGGCGATAATCTTTTGGACATTTACTATCGCTTGCATTCTGACAAAATGGCAAGACAGTCTCTCCATAACTTATTAAAGCGCGCTGACGGAAAAATAAAACTCCAAGATACCGAAACGGATGATGCCTTTGATGATATACTTATCAAAGTGCTGGATTATAGTGATATGCAGGCCAAACAAGTCATATCAAACAAGTGCTATGTTGTTTCTGAGTCATTTTGTCACACAGTTCTCAAGCAGTACAAGTCAAAAGAAGACTTCATTCTCAACACACATAGACGTTCTACGCAACGCAGCGAAATTGGACCATATCCAATGTTTTTACAGACGACCACAAAGTATGCTGAAATAACTGAAAGTCATAATTTGAATTCATCTGTTTTTACATACGGTGGAATCCATTTTGGTGTAGAAATATGCCTTGATCACAAGCGCCAGCGTTTGAAAAATGCAGATGTATATCCTGTAGATATACAAATCATACCTTCATGTGGTATGACAATACACCCAGAGTCTGTAGTTGTAAAGGATGGTGGCTTCGTATTCAATTGTGATGGAGAATATGAATTGGATCAGAGTGCAGCAGTAAAGGGCGTAAACGGCAAGAATAGTCATACGTCTTTATGTCAGTTATCAGGTTCTTCATTATCTGAAGCTGCTGCAACAATTTCAAATCAGACTGTTGTAATTGGGGAAGACTCTGCTTACTATTCACTTTATCCGAACAAAGAGTACAATATTCATATATATAAAACTTTTGAAATAAAGTAAAAAATGAATATTTATATGCGGATAGATATATTTTAATGCTGATTTGCAAATAAAGGAGGTGAGTCACTTCATAAGTGAAACACCTCCTTTTGATGAATTAATGCAAATTATCCGTTAAGGCTAATAATTGCATTGATTAAGTCTTTTCCTGGGAAGTCAGAAATTACCATTCCAACATATTTGTCAAATTCTTTACCTTTACCAATTCTTTCCGCAGAAAGAATATTAGTACCCTCGAATGCTATAGAGCAAATACCAATGAAGCAGCCAACTCTTGGGAAGTCAGGCCAGCTGTCTTTCCATCCTGGGGTGGTACGGCCAGTAAGAAGTCGCGGATCATTGGTTCCTGGACTTGATTGTCCACTAGCTACAAAATAAGGGAAAGAACCTGTTGAACCTGAAAGGAAATTAATGAAGGTCTTTCGACCTGACGGGTCAGAATTGTTTGCCGCATACATGAGATCCTTAACATATGTCCATTTGTCATACAAATCCCAGTTAGTTTTTAACTCATATTTATCCTGTATGTTGAAGTGGCAAGAATCCCATTTGATTCCATAACTACCAGTAGCTGTGAAATTCTGAAGAACGACAACTTTTCCTCTTGTTTCTTTCAACGTTGGATTATCGTTAATAGGTTTCCAGAACAAATTAGGACGAGGATCCCAATAAGCGCACTTAAATGTCTCCTCAAAAGTACGAGTTACATTTTCTGACTTGTACTCTTCTTGTATTCTCATGTAAATAGTTTCACTAGGGTTATCACGCAAGAATGCAGTAACAATGTCAAGCACCTCACCAAAATAAACCT from the Prevotella sp. E15-22 genome contains:
- a CDS encoding phosphatidylinositol-specific phospholipase C, which codes for MANKETDCLDNKHFVSPMEVGKHAITCASDSRPAGYCHDNSIGIDNPNWMSKLDDNLHMNQLSLPGTHDTMAFYGGDIAQCQSVSLRGQLNSGIRVLDIRCRHIADIFAIHHGVVFQKVYFGEVLDIVTAFLRDNPSETIYMRIQEEYKSENVTRTFEETFKCAYWDPRPNLFWKPINDNPTLKETRGKVVVLQNFTATGSYGIKWDSCHFNIQDKYELKTNWDLYDKWTYVKDLMYAANNSDPSGRKTFINFLSGSTGSFPYFVASGQSSPGTNDPRLLTGRTTPGWKDSWPDFPRVGCFIGICSIAFEGTNILSAERIGKGKEFDKYVGMVISDFPGKDLINAIISLNG
- a CDS encoding SLOG family protein; protein product: MYQLIDDYMEQRKFSRAATAAFTGHRFVDAAQREHVKKRLSNAVLDAYGHGIRNFISGFAIGFDMMAAEAIVSLKRSYPDITLIAAIPFKGQASRFSFYDRKRYDRLLEVADEVIVLSESYYPRCFLDRDEFMVNNSSKLIGYYDGREKGGTFYTIRKAKAQNIPIVNVF
- a CDS encoding ribonucleotide-diphosphate reductase subunit alpha, yielding MNMVKVFIKGQEDKELSSFLRYYPTRIKNVGIDALFDRQTIFDFKDGCNQPQVAQFVAKELVKKFGRKIGKVVFSCVPASSQERNEERNKAFSALVCQLSGAIDGFSHVKVSGERSAVHGTKIKKEVRAKRLEESNTIEVDASFFRNKIVCVWDDVVTTGTSFCAYAAQLERVGAHVTNGIFLGKTSYRYVPTY
- a CDS encoding S41 family peptidase, giving the protein MKLIILPFIVILTTSTTNAQSLTKQQMLEDYDQLYTTLTTKVPHFAVRKRVTGIDIPKELRRIRHDIDTVTCDGGFYDVIFRALAACNDQHISPNQTRDSVAMAHTKEAYQKYFRYGGSKANKVYYIDGKYLTRGFQNKDTEVIPFFSELTHVNGIPVDKYVAKYNRLVSDATRWDFKHKKAWASSLFDPRIIYKTDKFTWTVIIDGKPKTIDMTQVGYIFTRDIFDDFNFKADYFQRDSTLYIRIPRMNIGQAEWLENEIASHKGKPLNRVIIDVRDNGGGNDMTWRCVLSAIIDRPLHWSIRQAVKDISVLGDDYTDPREIKVYGDRLTAFLDEDSETTLQPSDRTIGYGGKIYVMTNESIFSSTSAFISVCQRSDRLVTVGQPSGYFVGIGGTPWGDILRHSRISYRYPVTLEITDADAANPETYYKDQVEIEVWPTIEDLRIQAYYNKGQHTEDFLYNHDWVFRRILEETKK